From the genome of Sphingobacterium kitahiroshimense, one region includes:
- a CDS encoding DUF5683 domain-containing protein: MYKIISLFCSIFIFFAAQAQKVDTKDKVALKTVTATDSTKKVSAVQDTTKKESRRERKKREKAEEEAKTPKIFKDSTRLAIEAKTVTAWKRSLVLPGWGQYTNKGLWWIKVPVIYGGFATTVLVFDFNNRFYKELLDELDYRFEFNQKKNPLYFNASDQGLISAKDYARRNRDLMVLLTVGLYGLNVVEAYVDSMLKNRWSVSSEKVAFSIRPTVLQGPSNSFAFNAVPTMGLKLSMKIK, from the coding sequence ATGTATAAAATAATCAGTTTATTCTGTTCTATATTTATCTTTTTTGCTGCGCAGGCACAGAAAGTTGATACAAAGGATAAAGTTGCTTTAAAAACAGTTACAGCAACAGATTCAACGAAAAAAGTATCGGCAGTGCAGGATACAACAAAAAAAGAGAGCCGTAGGGAACGAAAAAAAAGAGAGAAGGCTGAAGAAGAAGCAAAAACACCCAAAATCTTTAAAGATTCAACACGTCTTGCTATTGAAGCCAAAACCGTTACCGCATGGAAGCGATCTTTAGTTTTGCCAGGATGGGGTCAATATACCAATAAGGGATTATGGTGGATCAAGGTTCCTGTAATTTATGGAGGATTTGCAACCACGGTACTTGTCTTTGACTTTAACAACCGTTTTTATAAAGAACTTCTTGATGAACTTGATTATCGTTTTGAATTTAATCAGAAGAAAAATCCGTTGTATTTTAACGCTTCAGATCAAGGTCTTATCAGTGCAAAAGATTATGCACGGCGTAATCGAGATTTAATGGTGCTTTTAACTGTGGGGTTATACGGGTTGAATGTGGTTGAAGCCTATGTGGACTCAATGCTAAAGAATCGATGGAGTGTAAGTTCTGAAAAGGTCGCATTTTCCATTAGGCCAACTGTACTTCAGGGCCCATCAAATAGTTTTGCATTTAATGCCGTTCCAACTATGGGACTGAAATTATCCATGAAAATAAAATAA
- the dapB gene encoding 4-hydroxy-tetrahydrodipicolinate reductase: MKIVLFGYGKMGQIIEKFAQKRGHEIHLIVNSENRNLITVDELVGADVAIDFGVPQAAIANMELCLEANLPIVMGTTGWYEHLDTIKEKCLSVDGSILYGSNFSIGVNIFFHINKMLARAIQPYKAYDVQVEEIHHIHKLDAPSGTAITIAEGILNNSDTKTSWVNSVVGDGEEEVIPKADQLLIESHRIEEVPGTHTVVYSSEVDQIEFKHTAHSRDGFALGSVIAAEWLFGKQGFYQVTEMFDFNR; the protein is encoded by the coding sequence ATGAAAATAGTATTATTCGGCTACGGAAAAATGGGCCAAATCATAGAAAAATTTGCTCAAAAGAGGGGGCATGAAATTCATTTGATCGTCAATAGCGAAAATCGTAATCTCATTACAGTGGATGAACTGGTTGGTGCAGATGTTGCAATTGACTTTGGTGTTCCACAGGCAGCGATAGCTAATATGGAACTTTGCTTAGAAGCAAATCTTCCGATTGTAATGGGTACAACAGGCTGGTATGAACATCTTGATACGATCAAGGAGAAATGTCTCTCTGTGGATGGGTCTATCTTATATGGTTCTAATTTTTCGATCGGTGTAAATATCTTTTTTCATATCAATAAGATGTTGGCGAGAGCAATTCAGCCTTATAAAGCTTACGATGTACAGGTTGAGGAAATTCATCATATCCACAAATTGGACGCACCAAGTGGAACTGCTATTACAATAGCGGAGGGTATCCTGAACAATAGCGACACTAAAACTTCCTGGGTTAATTCTGTCGTTGGCGATGGAGAAGAGGAGGTTATTCCGAAAGCAGATCAATTGCTAATAGAGAGTCATCGTATTGAAGAAGTTCCAGGAACTCATACTGTTGTATATAGTTCTGAAGTGGATCAAATTGAATTTAAGCATACAGCACACAGTCGTGATGGTTTTGCTTTAGGTTCAGTAATTGCTGCTGAATGGTTATTTGGAAAGCAAGGATTCTATCAGGTGACAGAAATGTTTGATTTTAATCGGTAA
- the lepB gene encoding signal peptidase I, producing the protein MWYIIFAVLTVVAHYGLWKLFVKAGRPGWEALVPFYREYVMAQLTGRAKWIVVLLLVPIVNIFIFYGLYLDLIKAFGKRRFWENTAAVLAPFIVLPLWGNDPLVKYLGNPNSEEFKKKYFYKKSMAREWADAIVFATVAASLIRGFLIEAYMIPTGSMERTLLVGDFLFVSKLNYGPRIPMTPLAFPFAHHTMPLTGGKAYSELIELPYKRLPGFQDIKRNDVVVFNYPMEADAPYNRPVDKRENYIKRCVGMPGDEVSMANAVFFVNGKPGFNPPEGQLDYIVVTDQSGLDLRVMKEKRLEMSDTGQPNIYQVFMTADEAAMVKGWINVKEVVPNIRKAGENEDGTFPHVASLNWNFDNFGPIKVPSKGWTVQLDSATMPLYERAITVYEGNKLENKSDGIYINGVKANSYTFKMNYYWMMGDNRHNSLDSRGWGFVPEDHIVGKALFTWLSLDELGSGLSKIRWNRIFKGIE; encoded by the coding sequence ATGTGGTATATTATTTTTGCGGTCTTAACAGTAGTTGCTCATTACGGGCTTTGGAAATTATTTGTTAAGGCAGGAAGACCGGGATGGGAAGCATTAGTTCCTTTTTATCGGGAATATGTGATGGCTCAATTGACAGGTCGTGCAAAATGGATTGTTGTTCTTTTGCTAGTTCCAATCGTAAATATTTTTATTTTCTATGGATTGTATTTGGACCTTATAAAGGCATTTGGGAAAAGAAGATTCTGGGAAAATACGGCAGCAGTTTTAGCTCCTTTTATTGTATTGCCTCTTTGGGGTAACGATCCTCTAGTAAAGTATTTAGGAAATCCAAATTCAGAGGAATTTAAAAAGAAATATTTTTATAAAAAATCAATGGCCCGCGAATGGGCAGATGCGATTGTTTTTGCAACAGTTGCAGCATCCTTAATTCGTGGTTTTTTGATTGAAGCGTATATGATTCCAACTGGATCCATGGAGCGAACATTGTTAGTCGGTGATTTCTTGTTCGTTAGTAAGTTGAATTATGGGCCTCGTATTCCAATGACACCTTTGGCATTTCCTTTTGCTCATCATACGATGCCGCTAACAGGCGGAAAAGCTTATTCCGAACTGATCGAACTTCCTTATAAACGTTTACCTGGTTTTCAGGATATCAAAAGAAATGATGTCGTAGTATTCAATTATCCTATGGAAGCCGATGCTCCTTACAACAGACCCGTTGATAAACGTGAAAACTACATCAAGCGTTGTGTAGGGATGCCTGGAGATGAAGTTTCAATGGCAAATGCAGTATTTTTTGTAAATGGTAAGCCTGGTTTTAATCCGCCAGAAGGACAATTAGATTATATTGTAGTAACGGATCAATCTGGTTTGGATCTGCGTGTGATGAAAGAAAAACGATTAGAAATGTCTGATACCGGACAACCTAACATTTATCAAGTTTTTATGACAGCAGATGAGGCTGCAATGGTCAAAGGTTGGATAAATGTAAAGGAAGTTGTTCCCAATATTCGTAAAGCTGGAGAAAATGAAGATGGAACTTTTCCTCATGTTGCATCTCTGAACTGGAATTTTGACAATTTTGGTCCTATTAAAGTTCCGAGTAAAGGATGGACAGTTCAATTAGATAGTGCAACAATGCCACTATATGAACGTGCAATCACTGTTTATGAAGGTAATAAATTAGAAAATAAGTCTGATGGTATTTATATTAATGGTGTAAAAGCTAATTCTTATACTTTCAAAATGAATTATTACTGGATGATGGGTGATAATAGACACAATTCATTAGATTCTAGAGGATGGGGTTTCGTGCCGGAAGATCATATAGTGGGTAAAGCATTATTTACCTGGTTAAGTCTTGATGAATTGGGATCGGGACTATCGAAAATAAGATGGAATAGAATATTCAAAGGAATAGAATAA
- a CDS encoding pyridoxine 5'-phosphate synthase: MTALSVNINKIATLRNSRGGNNPNVLAAALACERFGANGITVHPRPDERHIRYADVFDLKANIQTELNIEGNCQEQKFIDLVLANKPAQVTLVPDAEGQITSNHGWDTIKNKAYLTDMCKLFKDQGIRVSIFVDPDEDMVEAAAETGTDRIELYTESYAQAFLDERDEAIKPYFHAALKAREVGLGINAGHDLDLNNLTYFNEHIPGLLEVSIGHALIADALYLGLEETIKRYLNALK; the protein is encoded by the coding sequence ATGACTGCATTATCTGTAAACATCAATAAAATTGCTACCCTACGTAATTCTCGTGGCGGAAATAATCCAAATGTATTAGCAGCTGCTCTAGCCTGTGAACGTTTTGGTGCAAATGGAATTACTGTACATCCAAGACCTGACGAACGCCACATCCGTTATGCAGATGTTTTTGACTTAAAAGCCAATATTCAAACAGAATTAAATATTGAAGGTAATTGTCAGGAACAAAAATTTATAGATCTTGTTTTGGCGAACAAACCTGCTCAGGTAACATTAGTTCCTGATGCGGAGGGACAGATTACTTCGAATCATGGTTGGGATACTATTAAAAATAAGGCATATCTGACTGATATGTGCAAACTATTTAAAGATCAAGGTATTCGAGTTTCTATTTTTGTGGATCCAGATGAAGATATGGTTGAGGCAGCAGCAGAAACGGGTACTGACCGAATTGAGCTTTATACAGAGTCATATGCTCAAGCATTCTTAGATGAAAGAGATGAAGCGATCAAACCTTATTTTCATGCCGCATTAAAAGCGAGAGAGGTAGGATTAGGCATTAATGCTGGTCATGATTTAGATTTAAATAACCTAACTTACTTTAACGAACATATTCCCGGATTGTTAGAAGTAAGCATAGGACATGCTCTAATTGCTGATGCCCTGTACTTAGGCTTAGAAGAAACGATAAAAAGATACTTAAACGCACTTAAATAA
- the cdaA gene encoding diadenylate cyclase CdaA has translation MEGFDYSLFRGFRLLDVIDIILVAIIIYYVYSLIRGTIAVNILIGVALFYGIYIIVKQMHMRLLTEIFGGFISVGSIALIVVFQQEIRRFLLHIGKNISMKRKKILWSFLVSKRTVAKDNSEHMRPIIEACRSMSKSRTGALLVFSKYFDEEYYQSSGEYIDAHISKRLIESIFNKNSPLHDGAVVVVDFKIMSASCILPLSDSEDLPLQFGLRHRAAIGVTEVSDAVAVIVSEETGEISFAKDGNVNMNITHEELAELLKEEL, from the coding sequence ATGGAAGGATTTGATTACAGCCTTTTTAGAGGTTTCCGCTTGCTCGATGTTATCGATATTATTTTAGTAGCGATTATTATTTACTATGTGTATAGTTTGATACGCGGGACCATTGCTGTTAATATATTAATAGGTGTCGCATTATTCTACGGAATATATATAATTGTTAAGCAGATGCATATGCGCTTGCTGACGGAAATATTTGGGGGCTTTATCTCTGTTGGTTCTATTGCCTTGATTGTTGTATTTCAACAGGAGATCCGGCGTTTCCTGTTACATATAGGGAAAAACATTTCGATGAAGCGAAAGAAGATCTTATGGTCCTTTTTGGTTAGCAAACGTACTGTTGCAAAAGATAATTCTGAACACATGAGACCTATTATTGAGGCATGTCGTAGCATGTCAAAATCCCGTACGGGTGCGCTATTGGTTTTTTCTAAATATTTTGATGAAGAATACTATCAAAGCAGTGGTGAGTATATTGATGCACATATCTCTAAGCGCCTAATAGAAAGTATTTTCAATAAGAATAGCCCTTTACATGATGGAGCTGTAGTTGTTGTTGATTTTAAAATTATGTCAGCTTCTTGTATTTTACCTTTATCAGATAGCGAAGATCTGCCTTTGCAATTTGGCTTACGACATCGTGCCGCGATTGGGGTGACAGAGGTATCTGATGCTGTCGCTGTTATTGTATCAGAGGAAACGGGTGAAATATCTTTTGCAAAAGATGGCAATGTCAATATGAATATTACACATGAGGAACTCGCAGAATTGCTGAAAGAAGAATTATAA
- a CDS encoding DUF2911 domain-containing protein yields the protein MKKSILTLCAATVLTFSISTTSFAQVKLPQASSTTSITQGLGIKNIALTYQRPNINGRVIFGNLVPYNEVWRTGANNLPIIKFEEEVTIEGNKVPAGTYGILTIPTKGDWTIILTKNSNQWGAYTYDKKDDLVRFNVKSTKLSNKVETFTMQFENVTTNSATLSLAWENTYTKFTIKTDQTKEILANIDQAMKGDKKPYLQAAQFYLSNNLDLNKALAWANEAEKENPDAPYVRYWKAKIQLKSGDKKGAIATAQKGVEIAQKGNNAEYVKLNNQVIQEAGK from the coding sequence ATGAAAAAATCTATTTTAACACTGTGCGCCGCGACGGTACTCACATTTAGTATCTCTACAACTTCTTTTGCTCAAGTAAAATTGCCGCAAGCAAGTAGTACGACTTCGATTACTCAAGGTTTAGGAATTAAAAACATAGCGCTTACATACCAAAGACCGAACATAAACGGTCGTGTTATCTTTGGTAATTTGGTTCCTTACAATGAAGTTTGGAGAACAGGTGCTAATAACCTTCCTATTATTAAATTTGAAGAAGAAGTTACAATAGAAGGAAATAAGGTTCCTGCAGGAACATATGGTATTTTAACTATCCCAACTAAAGGTGACTGGACAATCATATTAACAAAAAACAGTAATCAGTGGGGAGCCTATACCTACGATAAGAAAGATGATTTAGTTCGTTTTAATGTAAAATCCACAAAGCTTTCTAATAAGGTAGAAACTTTTACCATGCAATTTGAAAATGTAACAACTAATTCGGCTACACTATCATTAGCTTGGGAAAACACATACACGAAATTTACAATTAAAACCGATCAAACGAAGGAGATTTTAGCTAATATTGATCAAGCAATGAAAGGTGATAAAAAACCTTATCTACAAGCTGCACAATTTTACCTAAGTAATAATTTAGATCTTAATAAAGCATTAGCTTGGGCAAATGAGGCTGAAAAAGAAAATCCTGATGCACCATATGTTCGTTATTGGAAAGCTAAAATTCAATTAAAATCTGGCGATAAAAAAGGTGCAATTGCAACAGCTCAAAAAGGAGTAGAAATTGCACAAAAAGGGAATAATGCTGAGTACGTTAAATTAAATAACCAGGTGATCCAAGAAGCTGGTAAATAA